DNA sequence from the Candidatus Brocadia sp. genome:
GGTGGAAGATGAATCTGTTTTGGATCAGGCTCTTCTCAACAATGATATCTCCGATGAAAATCAGGATACGGTGCCGGGCACACCGGATTTGGTTGATGAAAGCGAACCGGCAGAACATGAAGTTGCATCAGAAGAAAAAGAATCTTTGGAGGATAAACTAAAGATCCTGGAAGAAATGAGGCAGGAAAATTTGATCACTGAAGAGGATTATGCAGATAAGAAAAAAGAACTGGTGGGTATACCCGAAAGAGAAGAAAGCGGGGCAACGGTAGCCGAAAGCATAAATAGTGATGAACGTATCCAGGAGCTTAAGGAATTATACGATCAGGAACTCATTACGGAAGAAGATTATAAACATAAGTTGAAGGAACTTACCGAAGCGCAGGACCCATCTCCAGAAATCCCCGGAGATGAAGAGCAAGCGTCTTCTCTGCCATCCAACGATACCATCGAAGACGAACGAATCAGTGAGCTGAAAGCACTCTATGATGAGGGACTCCTTACACAAGAAGATTATGCATTTAAACTCAAGGAACTGACGGGAGCAGAGACACAAAATTCTTCCCCTGGGATTTCTCCTGGAAATGAAATTAAAAATGAAAAGGTATCAGAACTCAATGAATTAAAGGAGCAAGGCCTTATTTCCGAAGAAGACTACGAATTTAAGAAGGCACAATTGTTGGGCAATTAAATCACACCTCAATTACTATTCCAGATTTTCCATACCCTGTATCATTAAAGTTACTTCACGCAGCATTTCAGAAACATTGTTCTGGCACATGTTTTGCCCTTATTTTACAAGGCTTTTTGCTGAAAAACAAAATTATAGCAAATGGTACTTTTCACTTGATATTTTATCTCAAATGGAATATATATATCCCCTGAAATATCAATATGAAACAACAAAGAAAGATATTTACAATTTTAAAAATATATGCAAAACAATGAATACTTGTCATAAAATTCTCACTGACATTGTTTCATAAAATGCGAAAACAAGCCACCTCTGTGGCTGGTATCATGCATTTTAAATTGTTCCGGAAGTTAAAATTTTCATCAGGGTTTATTTTGTTACCATGCAAGTAATGTGTTAATTCCCACAACAATTTAAATACGAGAAAAGGAGGGCAGGTAGATGGCAATGAAAAGGTTTTTGAAGTTGTACGTTGTTATATGTATCGGTCTTTTATGCATTCCCTTGCTAGGGATGCCAAAAGTATCTGGCGGGACTGAAGCGTTAGAAAGTGGAGAAAAAAATCAATTGGTGAATCAGGCATTGCCCGCAATACATGACACCCAGAACGATTGGAACGCATGGTCTTCACTAGACCCTGATCCCAATGCGGTTTCTGAAAACCATAAAATTCTCCTTGCCAGCAACAACGTGGAATCTCATACACCAGCAAAAAGTGAGTCAGTTCCTTCTAAGGTTGAACATACCGGCGAAATCACATCAGCAATGGAAGATTTTATCGAGTTAACGAAATATGGTAAGGCCATCCATGTCATGGCAATGTTGATGGTCGGTTTCGGATTTTTAATGGTCTTTGTAAAAAGATACGGTTATGGTGCCGTTACTGCTACCTATATTGCAGTAAGCATTGTTATTCCTTATTATATGTTTCTTAAAAAAATGGATATATTTGGGGAACCGGCTGAATTAACAATGGATCGGTTGATCCTTGCCGAGTTTTGTGCAGCAAGTATACTCATTGCCACAGGGGCATTCTTGGGTAGATTGAAGATGTCCCAATATATTATTATGGCATTGGTATTTGTTCCATCCTATATGCTGAATGAATGGATTATGTTAGAAAATGGCATGGGTCTTATCCCAAAAGGCCAGTTGATAGATACGGGTGGCTCTATCGTTATTCATCAATTTGGCGCTTATTTTGGATTAGGTGTGATTGTAAGAATGACCACGAGTGAGGATTTTAACAAGAAGATCGAATCTGATAAGATCAGTAATCAATTTTCGATGCTAGGGAGTATGGTCTTATGGATATTCTGGCCATCCTTTTGTTCTGCACCAGCAGAAATATCAAAAATGCCCCTTGCCGCAGTCAACACTGTTCTTTCGCTTTGTGGTGCAACGGTAGCTACTTACATCACAAGTACAATGATTCGGAAAAAAATCGGTATAGAAGATATGGCCAATGCAGCCCTGGCGGGTGGCGTAGCTATTGGTTCTTCCTGTGCTCATACCACTCCAAGGGCTTCACTGATATTGGGTTTCATCGCCGGTATTTTAAGTGTCATTGGTTTTGCCCTTATTCAACCACGCCTTCAAAGAGCAATAAAAGGAATTGATACTTGTGGTGTCCATAATCTCCACGGAATGCCTGGCATGTTAGGCGGTTTGGCAGCTATCTTTATAGCACAAAATGTCGTACCGGGATTGCAAATTAAGGGTGTCTTTATTACATTTATTATTGCGTGGATTACGGGACTCGCTGCGGGAACAATCGTGTCCCTGTTTGGATATCGAAAACAGGCTTATGAAGATTCAGTGGAATTTATAGTTGAAGAGGAGCATCACTAAATTTTTCTTCTTAAACTCAAAGGGTTCTTTACAAATACCTCCTGCATTGCGTTTCAATGCAGGAGGTTTTTTATTTAAAATTCACTGGTATTTTCGGTTGACTCATTGATTGTATTCTGATATACACATTTACATAAGCTGCAGCGTTGAGCAGCGTAAAGTATATCTTTATGTATAGGAATTTCAAAATAGATTGTTCTTATCATGTCATTCTCACGAAAGTGGGAATCCCGGCGTTTTTTTTATCTGGATTCCCGTTTACACAGGGATGACAGAAACCTGTCCTCGTGGAAACGGGGAAAGGCAGTGTCGTTTTGCCTTGCAAAACAAAACTTAATTTAATGGCTGACTATTAAGAGATCCATGCAGAACAGGGGTAATATTAATTTATGAATTGGAAGATTATCGTGAGCGTATTTGTCACTATCTTTTTAGCAGAGCTAGGGGATAAGCACAACTGGCATCTATCCTGATGACCAGTAAGACAAATAAACCAGTGCTGGTTTTTATTGGTACTATGCTTGCATTTGCTGTAGTTACCGTTATAGGTGTTTTCGTAGGGGGGGCATAACGAAATTTTTGCCTATCTGTTTCATTAAGGTGGGTGCAGCGATTGCTTTTATTATTATCGGAATCCTTATTCTTATAGGTAAAATCTAAATGACCGAAAAACACCTGATAAATCACTCACAACGTGTTGGAAAGGTGGCGAACCTGGTAATCTTTCTGGGCATATTAGGTATTATACTGAGTATCCTGGCATTTACCGTTAGCCAGGGACTTGCCCAACGTGGCTATGGGTTTAGCTCTATTACCATAGGATTATTCATGATTGGGCTCGGATACGGCATCCGCTACCGTTATAAATATTGTCTTTATGCCGCGATCGGTCTGTTTATGATTCTTTCGTGTAATTTTCTTTTCAGATTCTTTGTTCATCACACCACGTATCTTACCTTGCGGCTGGCCTTATGCAGCTGGATATCCTTTCGTCTCATCCAGTCTGTTCCTTCTATGCAAATGCTTATTGCAACGAACACCTTTCCGGATAAAAGCAACCGTTTTATGGAACTTTTAGTGAAACAAAAACGCTTATGACAATTTTAGATAAAATTTACAGATACAAGTTACTTGAGGTAACAGAAAATAAAAAGCGGATTTCTGTTGAGGTATTGAAGAATGACATTCAAAAAAGCCAAAACACGAAACCCTTTGGCAGGGCGCTAAAAGCAGACATCGGTATTAGCATTATCGCAGAGATCAAAAAGGCCTCTCCATCCGTTGGTATTATCAGGAATGATTTCGACCCAATCGGAATTGCCCATCTTTACGAGGCAGGAGGAGCTGCAGCCATCTCTGTCCTTACGGACGAAAAATTCTTTCAGGGTAGATTATCGTATTTGACGGATGTGAAGAAATCTGTAGACTTGCCCGTTCTGAGAAAGGACTTCATCATTGACACGTATCAAATTTATGAGGCACGGTCTGCCGGGGCTGATGCCATCCTGCTCATAGCTGCACTCCTCTCAGAAGAGGAAATCCAGTCTTTTTTAAGATTGGCAAGAGAATTGGGTATGGATTGCCTGGTAGAAATCCATTCTGAAACGGAATTACAAAAGGTCTTACAAACAAACGCCACGATTATTGGTATCAATAATCGTGATCTCACGACATTTAAGACCGACCTGGGTACCACTCTCCGCCTAAGGCCTATGATCCCTGACGAAAAAATTATTATAAGCGAGAGCGGAATCAAATCACGAGAGGACGTGAAGAGATTGACCGACATCGGCGTCCATGCTATTTTAGTCGGAGAAACCCTGATGAAAAGTGATGATATACCAACCAAGCTCCATGAACTTTTAGGGATCCCATAATTATTGCAGTTGGGCATCCAGTGCTGTCTTTAAGTCTTTCTTCGACTTCACGCCTATCATCTTATTCACTGCCTGTCCATTTTTAAACAGAATAATCGTTGGTATTGCGGTGATTCCAAACTTAGCAGGGGTGTTGGTGTTTTCTTCCGTGTCCATTTTTCCTATCTTGGCCTTTCCTTTGTATTCCTTTGCCAGTTCGTCTATTACAGGAACCAGTTGCCTGCAAGGACCACACCAGGCTGCCCAAAAATCTACTAACACCGGGATATTTGATTTTAATACTTCTGCATCAAAATTTGCATCGGTAATTACGGCGACATCTTCAGACATATTCTTCTCCTTTCTCCATCTGTGCCTGATAATCTGCACTCACAAAAAGATTGCAATGACACTCTCCGTCACGCTCAATTTCTTCAAGATGATACACACAGGGACAAATGATCTTTTTATCTCTTTCCATGTCCCCTGTAACCAATCGGCAGGGACAGTATGCGTGCCCGAATTTGATTTTACGCATCAGTAACCCATTAACCACCCTGTCCACAATTTTCGTATCCGGATTTAGCTTGCAAGTACTGGAAGTCGCATACTCGTTAAGTATCTTGCGGATTTTTATTGCTTCGTGCTCTTTATTATTATCCATAACTTTCCACTCAATATATGAATCGTTTTATAAGGTTGATTCATAACAATTATATTTTATATATTTGGCATATTTCAAGAAAAGTTTAACAATAAACCGTAACTACATATTTTAATAGAACATACAACACATGGATGTTTTCACTTCATATGTAACGCATACTCCGAAGTCTGTACTGCCAATTGAATCCCAAGGAAACGATAAAAAAACAGTATTTCCTTTACAACAGAAATATTCGTGCTATAATTCCATCGTTTGTAACACAATGGAATTGAGGGAGATTGCATGTCAAGTTTGGTCAGATTCGGGGTCTCTCTGGAAAGAGAATTACTCCAAAGGTTTGATGAGTGTATCAAAGAAAAGAAATACACCAATCGCTCTGAGGCCATACGCGATCTGATTCGGGAAGATTTGGTAAAAAAAGAATGGCAGGAGGGTAAAGAAGTAGCCGGATCAATCACGCTTGTCTATAATCACCACAAAAGGGAATTGGTCAATCTTCTTATCGATATCCAGCACGATTATCATGACACGATCCTTTCCACCCAACATATCCATCTGGACGATGATAATTGCCTGGAAATCATTGTAATAAAAGGCAGGCCGAAGGAAATCGAAGAATTATACAGGAAATTAAAGTCGGCAAAAGGGGTAAAACACGGGGGATTTTCCATGACGACAACGGGAACTGAGATACTTTGATAAAGCTGTGTGTTTTTTTGCCATAATGGTAGCACAAATATTATAATGATAGCATCATACTCTGGTTTTTATCTGGTGGGAAGAATTTTATGCATATCAGCGATGGGGTACTCTCGCCCTATGTTGTTGGAATAGGATGGGCAATAGCCCTGCCTGTATTAGGGGTGTCCGTTCGCCGGTTACGAACTGACCAGGTCGGCACGTATGGGGTGGTTGCGGCAGCTTTCTTTGCAGGCTCGACAATCCATGTACCTGTCGGTCCGTTCAGCATGCACCTTGTGCTCAGCGGTATGGCTGGACTCTTGCTTGGCTGGGGCGCTTTAACCATAGTTACTGTAGGTCTGTTTCTGCAGGCGCTGTTCATCGGTTTTGGTGGACTGACAGTTTTGGGTGTCAATATTTCTGTCATGGCCTTGCCTGGCGCCATTATAGGGGTGCTTGGACGTTATTCGATGAAGCAGGCTTCTCCCAAAAAACGCCCGTGGATAGGATCGCTTACCGGTGGGGGAACAATCTTGATTTCGGCTATTTTACTCTATGTGACGTTATCTACGACGCATACGGCGCTGATGCCTCTGGCCAAATTGGTTTTTCTGGGCCATATTCCTGTCGCCATCGTAGAAGGTATTATCAGTTTTTGGCTGGTACATTTTCTGCAAAAAGTGAAACCATCATTACTGGGGGTGTCAATACCAAATAATTGAGGTAAAAACACCTGAAAGTTCCCCTTAGAAAAGGGGGATAGTGGGGGTTGTAATTATTCTCACTTTAGCAAAATTTATGAATAAAATTAACCCTGTCAGGGTTTTAAACCCTGACAGGGTTGACTCACGAATTTCGTACTTCGGATTTTGTCTTTTCCGACTTGTTCGGCTTTGGGAGATTAACCAAGATGATGTGAGGTTACAATATGAAAATTATACTTTCTTATACTTTTGCTGTATTTCTTTTAGTGCCTTCCCTGGCGAATGCCCATGGACTTTATCTATCCTCTGAAGGAGGAAAGTTGCATGCCAATTTCAGTGATCATTCTCCGGCCTCCGGTGCTGTGGTTACTGTTGTGGATGAGGATGGCATTGTAATTATGAGGGATACCATGGATGAGAAAGGTATGTGGACGTTGCCAAAAGACATAGAGGGGGAGCCAAAATTTGTCATCGTCGAGGCACCAGGTGGGCATCTTATGCGGATCGCATGGCAAGAAGTTTTACAAGGAACTTCAAAAGGCTTCTTTGACTATTTCGGCGTCCGTATTGCAATTGGGATTACCGTCCTTGTGGGAGGCGGTTTTTTAATAAAACGCCTGTTAAATCCGAAATCCGAAATCCGAAATCCAAAATGAGTACATCTCCCCCTTCAACAAAACTGGGAACGGTGCTTATATTGTTGATTCTGACAGGGCTTGGGTTGCTTGACAATCTGTTTTCTCTTCTCCTGTGTTTTTTGATTATTACTGTGTTGGCTGGGCTGGTAGTGAGAAAGGCGTTTGTTACCGCATGGCGTTGTAAAGGGGTGCTGATCTTTTTTTTCCTAACGGGTGCCACCTTGCTGTGGACAGAGGAGGGGCGTTCCCTTGCCCCTGTCCTGATAGCAAAGATGCTGGTTATGTGGTTGTGGGTTGTAATCTGGATAACCTGGGTTGGTTTTGAACGGATATTATTAACCTTTGAAAAATTAAGGGTGCCGTCGGTTTTGATACACATAGTAGCATTTACTGCACGGTTTCTGCCGATCTTATCAGAACGGTTAAAGATGATGCTTGCCGCCCAGGCCTCCCGTGGGGCGAAAAGAGGCATACATCCTTTACAATTGCGTAACCTTGCAGGAGGGGTTGGCTGTTTACTGTTAGCAAGTTTTGAGCAGGCTGAAAATGTCGAACGTGCCATGCAGTCCCGTGGCTTTAGCGGGACGTTCCCTTACCTTGTTGACGATAAAGATGTCGTTGCAGTGCCCTATGTCAGTTTGATTTCTCTCTTTCTCTTTACAAGTATTGTCTGGTTTGGAGTAGTTTGCGATGTCCTGTGTCATCCGTGCGCGGAATGTATCCTTCAGTTATCAAAATGAAGGGCTGGCGCTGTCTGATTTGTCGTTATCTGTTCATCAGCACGAAAAAGTAGGGGTGATAGGACCAAGCGGGGCCGGTAAAACTACTTTTTTCTGGCATTTAAACGGCTTGTTAAAACCCAATTCGGGATGTGTAGAGGTGTTAGACCGTCCACTTGCTGAACATAAGAATATCAATGAAGTCAGACGTCACGTGGCGCTGACCTTTCAACAGGTAAATGATCAACTCTTCTGTTCTTCTGTCCGGGAAGAAATTGCCTTTGGCCCTAGAAATTTAGGCTGGCAAAAACAAGAGATACACGAAACGGTTGAACGATGGCTGGCATATTTTGAATTGAAGGAAGTAAGCCATCGGCCTCCGCATCATTTATCGGGCGGGCAAAAAAGGAGTGTTGCTTTGGCCGCAGCAATGGCTATGGAACCACAATTGCTGATCCTCGATGAACCGGCAAACGATCTTGATCACAGGAACCGGCGCAGATTGATTACGTATCTGAAAGGTTTATCGATAGCAGTTATGGTGGCATCGCATGATTTGTATTTAATTTCGGAAGTCACACAACGTTGTGTGCTCATGAACAAGGGACGGATCGTAGCAGATAGAACCACTGATGAATTGGTACGTGATGAAGATACATTAAAACAATATGGGATGGAGGTGGTGAGAAGATAAATATTTTTTTGGATATTGGTAGCACGTATATTGTATAAGTGCCATCGGTATATTGTTGTTACTTTCTGAGATGCCATTGAGCAAGTTTTAGCTTTTGATAGTTGTCATTGCGAGCAATAAAGCAACTCTATACGCTTATAGATTGCACAGACATCTCGCACATGTCGTACACTCGCAATGACAACTTTTGCTTGTGTGGTAATCATATATTTTATTTATAGATTTCTGGGTGGCTTGGACAAACTTTGTTTGTCAGTGTTTAACTGGAGGATTCGGAGGTATCATGTTAATGGAAAAAAGACACAGTCATTATTTTATATGCTTTATTTTGTTCGCTTTTATTTTTCTCATAAATACAACGAGCAGTTTTGCCCATCATGGAGGCGTTTCTACGGCGTTTGGGCCCGGTGCGCCCATTGAAACGGCTTCTCCGTTGGCTCTGGGGAAGGGGACTTTTCTAATCTACGAAAAATTTGAATACGTGCCTTTCGAACACAAAAACCATGCAGAGCCGGAAAATATCGATACCTTTACCTTTTTAAATACCCTTATTGGATATGGCTTTACCGACGCCATCAGTGTCTATGCCATATTACCGGTGGCGATAAAGGAACAGGATAGCCTGGGCACATCGAGCGGGATTGGAGATTTGGGGTTCATTTTTCAGTATGGGTTTAAGTTCGGTGAAAGAGATGGTATTCGTGGTTTATACGGCTACGGTCCGGAAGACTCCTATGGAGCCGAATACAGCACGGATGACTTAAAAATGGCCCTGCAGGCTGGGTTCACCGTGCCCACCGGTGAAACATCGAATCGTGATAATAGGGGAGATATTTTTGATATGGGGATGCAGCCGGGTTTTGATGCCCCCACTTTTCAGTTTGGCTTTATCGCCTCAAAGATGATCTTTCCTCATTTTACCCTGACGGGGGATACATCGCTTACGACATTTACTGAGCACAACGATGGCAAGCCAGGCAACGAAATTCGCTTCAACGTAGCAGGCGGTTACGAAATATATGAAAAAAAGAACGGGTTTCTCTCCCGGCTTGATATTATTGCAGAATCGAACGTGCTCCATCTTACCAAAGATCAGGATGAAGAGAACGAAACAGATGATGCGACAGGCGGGACAATTCTTTATCTATCACCGGGTTTAAGGGCAACATTTGGCAAACACGTTAGCATTGGAATGCTGATAAAATTGCCGACATGGGAAGACCTGAACAACGAATCCGAACAGCAAGGCGCTGAAGGTCTGGAAGAGTATCGGGCAATCGTTACGTGCTCAGTTTCGTTTTAAATCAGGACTTCGGCAACCTATTATAGAAAAGGGCATAGAACCCACCCCTTCCGGGAGGGGATTTAAGGGGTGGGTTCCACGGGAAGGGGAGTTCATTATTCCCCTCTTGAAACTTCGTCGTGAGCGCTCAGTCGAACGAGGGCTATGGGTGTGTTGACTGCTTGTTCCCAAACTCTGTTTGGGAATATCAGGTTACCATGAAACTCTGTTTCATGGACGTCTGCTTAACCGCCTGAAACTTATCAATTGATTTCTCGAAACAGAGTTTCTTACCCCGCTCGTTCTCAAACAGAGTTTGGGAACGAGCGGGGTAAACTTTGAAATTCCTGTACGTTAAATTACAAGGAGGTAACGATGTTTGAAAATAGTAGTTTCAAAAAATGCGTGATAACCGTGGTGTTTTTTTATTGTTCTTTCATTTACGGTCATAATATTTCCGCCCATGAGGGTCACTCTCACGAAGCAGTGATTACCATCGGGAAGAAGACCGTTGTTCATTTTCAGTCAATCCTGTCAACCTACCGGGAGGTTTATCATCGTTTAGTAAAGAGGGATTTGAATGGCATTACCGATTTGGCCCAAAAATTGTCTGATGCAGCACGGCAAGCTACCCGGACCGAACCTGACGGCGGCGGCCGGCATATGATGAAGCACGTACTTTCAGGCGCTGAGGACATGAGGAAGGCGCGAGATATTCAGGATGCACAAAAGGCATTCGCGTCACTGAGCGAAGCCCTCTTGCCATTCTTTAAGTTGTGGCCTAATCAGCTCAAACGGAATGAATTGAAGATATGCCAATGCAGACATGACGGGCATTGCTGGCTTCAGCCACAGAACTGTTCTGATGCCTGCCCATATTCTGCAGACCAGACAAAGGTTTGTACAGAAATTGAAGAGGTAAAGTAAGTATCCGGAATTAGATAATACCTATGCTGTTCGGGAGTGCATTACGAAAACCTCCTATTTGCGGTAAAAAGACCCATATAAAGTAATACTATTCTCGAACAGCTTTTTTTCAGTTAAGAATCGGGAATACTTCGTCGTTCGTTTCACCGGGTAGCTCCAGCCCTTGTTTGGTTGCAATCATTCTTCACCAAGGATCGATGTCTCGGCAAAAGAATAGAGAAGTGTCATCACTGTTGTCTGGCGATAGCACGAATATGTTAATGATAACACTCTTGCTATCTGTGCGATATTTTCGCTGCTTTTTCGGTATTTCCTGTGCGTCTTTCAGTTGTAACGGGCTTAGTAAACAACCCGATTGTATAAGAAGTTTCATTCATTTATATTCTGCAAAAATGCACGAATAGGAGGATATTATACTTGAGGTCATGTAAGTTCATTGTATGTCCAAATTGTGGTTACGATGAAAAGTTTAAAGTCTATACGAACAATGTCAAGGTGATTTATCAATCCGCCGAAGCTGGCATACGTTCATTTGAAAGCAGTATTTTACCAAACCTGCGGAATAGTGATAACTATATCGAGTGTCAGTTGTGTTTTGAAAAATTCAGGGCATGAAACAAGGGAGACGAATGTGATACAGCATTTGATAAACGAAAAGGAACATATCATATTATGAAAACAGACTTTATCCGGCCAGGGTTGACAAAAGTCACAATAGCACATGAAGATAAGTACGAAACGACAAAGGACCCCATTACTCAATTTATGAGTCATCAT
Encoded proteins:
- a CDS encoding ammonium transporter, whose amino-acid sequence is MAMKRFLKLYVVICIGLLCIPLLGMPKVSGGTEALESGEKNQLVNQALPAIHDTQNDWNAWSSLDPDPNAVSENHKILLASNNVESHTPAKSESVPSKVEHTGEITSAMEDFIELTKYGKAIHVMAMLMVGFGFLMVFVKRYGYGAVTATYIAVSIVIPYYMFLKKMDIFGEPAELTMDRLILAEFCAASILIATGAFLGRLKMSQYIIMALVFVPSYMLNEWIMLENGMGLIPKGQLIDTGGSIVIHQFGAYFGLGVIVRMTTSEDFNKKIESDKISNQFSMLGSMVLWIFWPSFCSAPAEISKMPLAAVNTVLSLCGATVATYITSTMIRKKIGIEDMANAALAGGVAIGSSCAHTTPRASLILGFIAGILSVIGFALIQPRLQRAIKGIDTCGVHNLHGMPGMLGGLAAIFIAQNVVPGLQIKGVFITFIIAWITGLAAGTIVSLFGYRKQAYEDSVEFIVEEEHH
- the trpC gene encoding indole-3-glycerol phosphate synthase TrpC — protein: MTILDKIYRYKLLEVTENKKRISVEVLKNDIQKSQNTKPFGRALKADIGISIIAEIKKASPSVGIIRNDFDPIGIAHLYEAGGAAAISVLTDEKFFQGRLSYLTDVKKSVDLPVLRKDFIIDTYQIYEARSAGADAILLIAALLSEEEIQSFLRLARELGMDCLVEIHSETELQKVLQTNATIIGINNRDLTTFKTDLGTTLRLRPMIPDEKIIISESGIKSREDVKRLTDIGVHAILVGETLMKSDDIPTKLHELLGIP
- the trxA gene encoding thioredoxin, with the protein product MSEDVAVITDANFDAEVLKSNIPVLVDFWAAWCGPCRQLVPVIDELAKEYKGKAKIGKMDTEENTNTPAKFGITAIPTIILFKNGQAVNKMIGVKSKKDLKTALDAQLQ
- a CDS encoding ferredoxin:thioredoxin reductase, with the protein product MDNNKEHEAIKIRKILNEYATSSTCKLNPDTKIVDRVVNGLLMRKIKFGHAYCPCRLVTGDMERDKKIICPCVYHLEEIERDGECHCNLFVSADYQAQMEKGEEYV
- the nikR gene encoding nickel-responsive transcriptional regulator NikR codes for the protein MSSLVRFGVSLERELLQRFDECIKEKKYTNRSEAIRDLIREDLVKKEWQEGKEVAGSITLVYNHHKRELVNLLIDIQHDYHDTILSTQHIHLDDDNCLEIIVIKGRPKEIEELYRKLKSAKGVKHGGFSMTTTGTEIL
- the cbiM gene encoding cobalt transporter CbiM, which produces MHISDGVLSPYVVGIGWAIALPVLGVSVRRLRTDQVGTYGVVAAAFFAGSTIHVPVGPFSMHLVLSGMAGLLLGWGALTIVTVGLFLQALFIGFGGLTVLGVNISVMALPGAIIGVLGRYSMKQASPKKRPWIGSLTGGGTILISAILLYVTLSTTHTALMPLAKLVFLGHIPVAIVEGIISFWLVHFLQKVKPSLLGVSIPNN
- a CDS encoding ABC transporter ATP-binding protein, which translates into the protein MSCVIRARNVSFSYQNEGLALSDLSLSVHQHEKVGVIGPSGAGKTTFFWHLNGLLKPNSGCVEVLDRPLAEHKNINEVRRHVALTFQQVNDQLFCSSVREEIAFGPRNLGWQKQEIHETVERWLAYFELKEVSHRPPHHLSGGQKRSVALAAAMAMEPQLLILDEPANDLDHRNRRRLITYLKGLSIAVMVASHDLYLISEVTQRCVLMNKGRIVADRTTDELVRDEDTLKQYGMEVVRR
- a CDS encoding DUF3347 domain-containing protein, encoding MFENSSFKKCVITVVFFYCSFIYGHNISAHEGHSHEAVITIGKKTVVHFQSILSTYREVYHRLVKRDLNGITDLAQKLSDAARQATRTEPDGGGRHMMKHVLSGAEDMRKARDIQDAQKAFASLSEALLPFFKLWPNQLKRNELKICQCRHDGHCWLQPQNCSDACPYSADQTKVCTEIEEVK